The Bacillota bacterium genome contains the following window.
GCGAATATTCCTGACGGCAACCCTTCCTTCCTCAGCCTTTTTGCGCACCATCCTGACCAATTCCAGACGGCGCTCCTGGGTAGGCTGCGGCATCACCAGACGGATGACCGTGCCGTCACTCGCAGGAGTGATACCGAGATCCGATTTCATTATCGCCCGTTCAATTCCGGCAACCGCAGTCTTATCCCACGGCTGAATCAGCAGAACCCTTGGTTCCGGCACGCTGATTGTTGCAAGCTGGTTGATAGGGGTTTGGGTTCCGTAGTATTCAACCGTAATTCTTTCCAGAAGCGCCGGTGTCGCCCGCCCCGTCCTGATTGAGGCCAGATCTTTCGCCAAATGCTCGACCGCTTTTTCCATCGACTCTTCCGCACGATTTACCAGTTCATGCACACTAAACCACCCCTGTCGGTTTCCATATTACGATCTCCCGCTCTTAATAGGATGCACAGAAACCCTGCAGACCTAATTCCCGCCGTTTCCGATAAACGTGCCTATTCTCTCGCCCAGGATCGCCTTCCTGATGTTACCCTTCTCCCTGACGTTGAAGACTATTACAGGAATCCCGTTGTCCATACAGAGGGAAGCCGCGGTTGCATCCATCACGCCCAATCCCCGGTTGAGCATTTCAATATAGCTCAGTGAGTCTATCTTGCAAGCATTCGAATTCTTTTTCGGGTCGTCGTCATAAACGCCGTCCACACCGCGTTTGGCCATCAGGATTATGTCCGCTTCGATCTCCGCCGCCCGCAGAGCGGCGGTTGTATCCGTAGAAAAATAAGGGTTGCCTGTTCCGGCAGCAAAAATAACTACCCTGCCTTTTTCAAGGTGGCGGAGCGCCCTGCGCCTGATGTAGGGTTCTGCGATCGCCCGCATTTCTATCGCTGTCTGGACCCGGGTATCCACTTTAGCCTTCTCCAGCGCATCCTGCAGTGCCAGAGAATTGACGGTGGTGGCTAGCATCCCCATATAGTCTGCAGTAGCACGATCCATCCCTTTCGCGCTTCCGGCTATACCCCGCCAG
Protein-coding sequences here:
- the pyrH gene encoding UMP kinase, with protein sequence MLTPKYRRVVVKISGEALAGEQGYGIDPEMASFVANEIKDVVLQYRIQIAVVVGGGNIWRGIAGSAKGMDRATADYMGMLATTVNSLALQDALEKAKVDTRVQTAIEMRAIAEPYIRRRALRHLEKGRVVIFAAGTGNPYFSTDTTAALRAAEIEADIILMAKRGVDGVYDDDPKKNSNACKIDSLSYIEMLNRGLGVMDATAASLCMDNGIPVIVFNVREKGNIRKAILGERIGTFIGNGGN
- the frr gene encoding ribosome recycling factor, with amino-acid sequence MEKAVEHLAKDLASIRTGRATPALLERITVEYYGTQTPINQLATISVPEPRVLLIQPWDKTAVAGIERAIMKSDLGITPASDGTVIRLVMPQPTQERRLELVRMVRKKAEEGRVAVRNIRRDANDGLKAQQKKDSVITEDELKRLQGEVQKLTDKYIKEVDGILAIKEKEIMEV